ATAGAGACGACCTTATCATCCCCGCGTAAGGAAATGCCTTTTACGCCGGCTGCTGTACGGCCCATTGCTCGAATCTGATCTTCATTAAAGCGGATCAAATAACCGTTCTGCGTACCGATCATGACGTCTTTCGCTCCGTCAGTTAAGCGGACAGAGATCAATTCATCATCCTCGCGCAGGCCTAAGGCAATCAGGCCGCCGCGGCGGATATTGGCAAATTGAGAAAGAGTCGTCCGTTTCGTAATCCCGTTTCTAGTTGTAAAGATCAAGTACCAGTCATCGACGAATTCTTCGACCGTAATGACGGCATTAATCCATTCGTCCTGTTCAATATTCAGCATATTAATGATCGGAATTCCTTTGGCCGTCCGGCTGAATTCAGGGACTTCATACCCTTTCGCCTTATATACTTTTCCTTTATTGGAGAAGAAAAGCAGCGTGTTATGCGTCGATGTAGAAAGCAGGTGCTCCACAAAATCTTCCTCGTGGGTGCCCATGCCCTGGACTCCCCGGCCGCCGCGGCGCTGCGAACGGTACGTGCTCGCCGGCAGACGCTTCACGTAGCCCTGGTGGGTAAGGGTCACGATCACGGTCTCTTCCGGGATTAAATCTTCATCTTCAATGAAGTCGGTTCCGCCAAGAACGATTTCTGTACGACGCTCATCGTTGTAGCGTTCTTTAATATCAAGCAGCTCTTCGCGGATGATTTCAAGCACTTTCTCCTCATCAGCAAGGATCGCTTTCAATTCATCAATCAGCTTGACTAAATCCTGGTACTCGCTTTCGATCTTTTCTCTTTCCAGACCGGTTAAGCGCTGAAGCCTCATATCAAGAATCGCCTGAGCTTGTTTTTCTGAAAGTCCGAACCGCTCCATCAGACCGTTTCTTGCAATATCGGTCGTTTGGGATTCGCGGATCAGCGTGATCACTTCGTCCAAATGATCGAGTGCAATCCGCAAGCCTTCCAAAATGTGAGCCCGTGCTTCTGCTTTGCGAAGCTCGTAGGCAGTTCTGCGGCGAATGATTTCTTTTTGGTGTTCAAGATAAAATTCAAGGCACTGTTTAAGATTAAGGACTTTAGGGTGCCCATTAACAAGCGCCAGCATATTGATGCCGAACGTCGTCTGCAGGGCCGTCATTTTGTAGAGATTGTTTAACAATACATTCGGGTTCGCATCTCTTCTTAATTCGATCACGACCCGCATGCCGTTACGGTCGGATTCATCTCGTAAATCCGTAATCCCATCAATCCGCTTGTCTCTGGCAAGCTCGGCGATTTTTTCTACAAGCCGGGCTTTGTTAACCTGGTAAGGAAGCTCGGTTACGATAATCCGGGACTTACTATTCTCCGATTCTTCAATTTCCACATTCGCGCGGACCGTAATCGATCCTTTCCCCGTTTCATAAGCTTTGCGAATGCCGCTCAGGCCGAGAATTTTTCCGGCTGTTGGAAAGTCAGGACCGAAAATATAAGATTCCATAAGCTCCTGAATCGTAATATCAGGATCTTTACTGAGCGCAAGCACCCCATCGATCACTTCCCCAAGCTGGTGGGGCGGAATATTGGTCGCCATACCAACAGCGATCCCGGAGCCTCCATTAACGAGAAGGTTCGGAAACTTCGCTGGCAGCACTTTCGGCTCTCTTTCCGTACCATCGTAGTTATCATCATAATCAATGGTGTCTTTATTGATGTCTTTCAATATTTCCATGGAAATCTTAGACATTCTCGCCTCTGTATAACGCATGGCTGCTGCAGCATCCCCGTCGACAGAACCGAAGTTGCCATGGCCGTCTACCAGCATGTACCGGTAGTTGAAGTCCTGAGCCATCCGCACCATTGTATCGTATACGGCAGAGTCCCCGTGCGGGTGGTACTTACCAATTACTTCTCCAACGATACGGGCCGATTTTTTGTATGCTTTATCGGCATGCATGCCCAGGTCATGCATCGCATAGAGAATTCTGCGGTGCACGGGCTTCAATCCGTCTCGAACGTCTGGAAGAGCTCGAGCCACAATGACGCTCATGGCATAGTCAAGAAAAGATGTCCGCATTTCCTGGCTGATATTCACTTCCTGGACACGTGGGCGTTCGGGTTGATCCACCATTCCTTTTACCTCCTAGTTACTTAAATGGAAAAGGAAAGACTCTATCACAGCGCTTTCCATCCCATTGTTGCCTGTTCTTTTATAGTTACTGCATCGATTTAGACGTCTAAATTCTGCACGTATTGCGCATTTTCCTGAATAAAGTTACGGCGTGGCTCTACTTTATCGCCCATGAGGATGTCAAACGTTTCATCCGCACCGATGGCATCTTCAAGACTGACTTGTAGTAAAGTTCTCGTCTCCGGATCCATAGTTGTTTCCCACAGCTGTTCCGGATTCATCTCGCCTAAACCTTTGTAACGCTGTACGCCGGGCTTTGGGTTTTGCGGAAGCTCGGCAAGCATCTTATCCAGCTGCTTATCACTATACGTGTAATAGACCGTTTTTCCTTGCTGGATCTTGTAAAGAGGCGGCTGAGCGATATACACATAGCCATGTTCGATTAACGGACGCATGTACCGGTAAAAGAAAGTGAGCAGCAGCGTGCGGATGTGGGCTCCGTCTACGTCGGCATCCGTCATAATGACGATTTTGTGGTAGCGGGCCTTGGAGATATCAAACTCCTCGCCAATCCCTGTACCTAGAGCGGTAATGATGGCCCGGACTTCATTGTTGGATAGAATCTTGTCCAAACGGGCTTTCTCCACGTTAATAATTTTTCCGCGCAAGGGAAGAATCGCCTGGAAATGGCGGTCACGGCCTTGTTTAGCTGAACCGCCCGCGGAATCCCCCTCAACGATGTATAGTTCAGAAATATTTGCATCCTTAGAAGAACAGTCCGCTAGTTTACCCGGCAGGTTGGACACCTCGAGTGCACTTTTGCGGCGGGTGAGCTCGCGGGCTTTTTTCGCTGCCATACGCGCTCTTGAAGCCATCAGTCCTTTTTCAACAATATTTCTCGCCATGTTCGGATTTTCAAACAAGTATTTCGTAAAAGCTTCCGAGAAAAGTGAATCGGTAACCGTTCGCGCTTCACTATTTCCAAGCTTCGTCTTCGTCTGTCCTTCAAATTGAGGGTTCGGGTGTTTAATCGAGATGATTGCTGTTAAACCTTCTCGAACATCATCCCCGGACAAGTTAGGGTCGTTTTCCTTAAACATGTTATTCTTCCGGGCATAGTCATTAATCACACGGGTGAGCCCGGTTTTAAAGCCGGATTCGTGGGTTCCGCCTTCATACGTATGGATATTGTTCGTAAACGAATAGATGTTGCTGGCAAAGCCATCATTGTACTGCAGCGCAATCTCTACGGCAATATCGTCTTGTTCATCTTCTACAAAGAACGGTTCATGAATGGTTTCCCTCGTGCGGTTCATGTGCTCGACATACGACACAATACCGCCTTCATAGAAATATTCCTTCGTCTCATTCTCTTCGCTTCGTTTATCTTCAATCGTAATCGTTAAACCGCGGTTGAGAAAAGCAAGCTCACGCAGACGGTTGGCCAGCGTTTCAAATTTATATTCCTCAGTTTCGGTAAAGATCTCAGGGTCCGGCTTAAAGTGAGTGCGGGTTCCGGTAATATCAGTTTCTCCGATCACCTTCAAGTCTTCTTGAGGAATGCCGCGTCTGAATTCTTGATAGTGAATCTTGCCGTCACGGTGGACAAACACCTCAAGCTGGGTGGAAAGAGCATTTACGACGGATGCCCCTACGCCGTGCAGACCGCCTGAGACTTTGTAGCCTCCACCGCCGAATTTACCCCCGGCGTGAAGCACGGTCATGATTACCTCGACTGCCGGCCGTCCGGTTTTTTCCTGAATGCCGACAGGGATCCCCCGTCCGTTATCAATAACAGTAATGCTGTTATCCTCTTCAATGTGTACTTGAATATGATCGCAAAAACCGGCCATTGCCTCGTCAATACTGTTATCCACGATTTCCCACACTAAATGGTGCAGGCCTCTTTCGTTTGTGGAACCGATATACATCCCTGGACGTTTTCGTACGGCTTCAAGTCCTTCAAGCACCTGTATCTGGCTTTCATCATACGTCTCTTTTTCCTGGATAATTTCTTCCTTCATGGTACTCACCTACATTTCTCAAGTGGTTTTTAAGACGATCTATTCCGTTTCCTCCGAAAAATCCTCCAGCTTGTTTAACGTTGACATCATATTGGCACGTTTTTTCAAGGTGTACACGGATAAAGGACTGAAATAGATAAAATCATTAGTAATCACAATGGCTTTTGCACTGTTTTCTTCCGCTTCAACCACTTGCTTATTCTTGCGTTGATTGAAAATCATCTCTTCAATAATCGAGGATGAAGAGACTAAACTATGGTCAATAATTGCTACGACATCACTAGACCGAATGACGTGATCATCACCAATGTGGATGAACAATCTCCCACCTCATTTCTGAACTTCTATCGTTCCATCTTTGACATGAAATATTTCCGCTTTTTCAAGGGCTTCATGTTGAATGCCATCTATATTGGTAGTGGAAACAAAGGTCTGTACTTTTCCTTGAATCGTGTGAAGCAGATGCGACTGGCGATGATCATCCAGCTCACTTAATACATCGTCGAGGAGAA
This Halobacillus salinarum DNA region includes the following protein-coding sequences:
- the gyrA gene encoding DNA gyrase subunit A — protein: MVDQPERPRVQEVNISQEMRTSFLDYAMSVIVARALPDVRDGLKPVHRRILYAMHDLGMHADKAYKKSARIVGEVIGKYHPHGDSAVYDTMVRMAQDFNYRYMLVDGHGNFGSVDGDAAAAMRYTEARMSKISMEILKDINKDTIDYDDNYDGTEREPKVLPAKFPNLLVNGGSGIAVGMATNIPPHQLGEVIDGVLALSKDPDITIQELMESYIFGPDFPTAGKILGLSGIRKAYETGKGSITVRANVEIEESENSKSRIIVTELPYQVNKARLVEKIAELARDKRIDGITDLRDESDRNGMRVVIELRRDANPNVLLNNLYKMTALQTTFGINMLALVNGHPKVLNLKQCLEFYLEHQKEIIRRRTAYELRKAEARAHILEGLRIALDHLDEVITLIRESQTTDIARNGLMERFGLSEKQAQAILDMRLQRLTGLEREKIESEYQDLVKLIDELKAILADEEKVLEIIREELLDIKERYNDERRTEIVLGGTDFIEDEDLIPEETVIVTLTHQGYVKRLPASTYRSQRRGGRGVQGMGTHEEDFVEHLLSTSTHNTLLFFSNKGKVYKAKGYEVPEFSRTAKGIPIINMLNIEQDEWINAVITVEEFVDDWYLIFTTRNGITKRTTLSQFANIRRGGLIALGLREDDELISVRLTDGAKDVMIGTQNGYLIRFNEDQIRAMGRTAAGVKGISLRGDDKVVSMELIDDSLQVLTVTGKGFGKRTPASEYRITNRGGKGIITCNLTERNGQVVATKAVTGDEDLMIITASGVLIRMAVDSISETGRNTQGVRLIRLGEGEEVATVARIEAEKVDEIEEEIEEGPTEISEAESETLEEDHEGSEEE
- the gyrB gene encoding DNA topoisomerase (ATP-hydrolyzing) subunit B, whose product is MKEEIIQEKETYDESQIQVLEGLEAVRKRPGMYIGSTNERGLHHLVWEIVDNSIDEAMAGFCDHIQVHIEEDNSITVIDNGRGIPVGIQEKTGRPAVEVIMTVLHAGGKFGGGGYKVSGGLHGVGASVVNALSTQLEVFVHRDGKIHYQEFRRGIPQEDLKVIGETDITGTRTHFKPDPEIFTETEEYKFETLANRLRELAFLNRGLTITIEDKRSEENETKEYFYEGGIVSYVEHMNRTRETIHEPFFVEDEQDDIAVEIALQYNDGFASNIYSFTNNIHTYEGGTHESGFKTGLTRVINDYARKNNMFKENDPNLSGDDVREGLTAIISIKHPNPQFEGQTKTKLGNSEARTVTDSLFSEAFTKYLFENPNMARNIVEKGLMASRARMAAKKARELTRRKSALEVSNLPGKLADCSSKDANISELYIVEGDSAGGSAKQGRDRHFQAILPLRGKIINVEKARLDKILSNNEVRAIITALGTGIGEEFDISKARYHKIVIMTDADVDGAHIRTLLLTFFYRYMRPLIEHGYVYIAQPPLYKIQQGKTVYYTYSDKQLDKMLAELPQNPKPGVQRYKGLGEMNPEQLWETTMDPETRTLLQVSLEDAIGADETFDILMGDKVEPRRNFIQENAQYVQNLDV
- the remB gene encoding extracellular matrix regulator RemB, with product MFIHIGDDHVIRSSDVVAIIDHSLVSSSSIIEEMIFNQRKNKQVVEAEENSAKAIVITNDFIYFSPLSVYTLKKRANMMSTLNKLEDFSEETE